The following DNA comes from Cellulomonas soli.
GGAGCCGGCGTTCACGCCGATCCGGATCGACACCCCGGCCTGCGAGGCCGCACGGGCGATCTCCTTGACCTGGTCGTCGAACTTGCGGATGTTGCCGGGGTTGACGCGCACGGCCGCACAACCGGCGTCGATCGCGGTGAACACGTACTTCGGCTGGAAGTGGATGTCGGCGATCACCGGGATCTGCGACTTGCGGGCGATCGCCGGCAGCGCCTCTGCGTCGTCCTGGCTGGGGACCGCGACGCGGACGATGTCGCATCCGGCGGCCGTCAGGGCCGCGATCTGCTGCAGCGTGGCGTTGATGTCGGTGGTCGGCGTCGTCGTCATCGACTGGACCGAGACGGGGGCGTCGCCGCCGACCTCGACCTTGCCGACCTTGATCTTGCGGGTGGGGCGCCGCGGCGCGAGGACGGGGGCCGGCGCCTGCGGCATGCCGAGACTGATCGGGGTGCTCACCCGCCCATCATCGCACCGCCGCGTCGGGGTCCGACGCAGACGTGAGGCCGCTCACGGTATCGCCACGAACCGTGCGCATCGCCCGGCCGGACGCGGCGCTCCGGCCCGGGCCCGTGGCTCGTGGCTCGTGCCGGCTCAGCCGATCGTCACCGGGTTGACGAGGTCGGCGTAGACGAGCAGCAGCCCGACGCCGCCGAGCAGGACGAAGACGGTGTACGCCAGCGGCACCAGGCGCGCGGTGTCGAACGGCCCCGGCCGCGGCAGCCCGCGCCGGCGGGCGACCTGCCTGCGTGCACCCTCCCAGAGCGCCGCCGCGACGTGCCCGCCGTCGAGCGGGGGCAGCGGGATGAGGTTGAAGACGAACAGCGCGATGTTGAGGCTCGCGAGCATGTCCAGCAGGGAGATGATCTTCAGCTGGGTGTCGATGCCTGCGCCGTCGTAGGACGCGATCTCCCCGGCGAACCGGCCGATGCCGACGATCCCGACGATGCTCGTCTCGTCGCGCTCCGCACCACCGAAGGTGGACCGCGCGAGGTCCACGACCTTGGCGGGCAGCGTGGCCACGACCGTGGCGGTCTGCCAGGTACGGTCGACGACCGTTGCCGGCACGTCGAGGACGGACTGGCGCTGCAGCTCGTCGGTGGGCGTGATCCCGACGTAGCCGACGGAGGCCGTCACGATGTCGCCCGCCGCGTCGTAGGTGTACTGGTCCTGGTCGTCGAGCACGGGACGGTCGGCGACCATCGGCGTCACGGACAGGTCGACGAGCTCGCCGTCGCGCCGCACGACCACCGGCACGGCCTGCTCACCCGTCTGACGGATCAACGCCGCCAGCTGGTCCCAGGACTCGATCGCGGTCCCGTCGTACTCCACGACGGTATCGCCCGGGAGCAGGCCGGCAGCCGCGCCAGGGGACGTCTTGTCGCCCTCGGCGCACGTGCGATCGGCGGGCGCGTCGAGCGGGATGACGCACTCGGCGACGACCGAGAGCGTCGTGCTCGAGCCCGGGGTTCCGAACCCCAGCAGCATGACGGCCATGAGGACGACGGCGATCAGCAGGTTCATCACCGGGCCGCCGAGCATGACCACGAGCTTCTTGGGGGTCGACAGGCGGTAGAAGGCGCGGTGGTCCTGCCCGGGCAGGATCTCCTCGGCGCTCGCGGCGCGGGCGTCGGCAGCCAGCCTGCCGAACGCGGTGCGGGGCTGGGGGTCGCCCACGGCCTCGGCCGGCGGGTACATGCCGATGAGGCGGACGTACCCGCCCAGGGGGATGGCCTTGAGGCCGTACTCGGTCTCGCCCTTCGTGCGGGACCACAGCGTGGGCCCGAAGCCGACCATGTACTGGCTGACCCGCACGCCGAAGCGCTTGGCGGGCACCATGTGACCGACCTCGTGCAGGCCGATCGAGGCCAGCAGGACCACGACCACCACGAGCACGCCGACCAGGTAGGCCATCGACCCTCCGTCCACACGTCGCACGACCGGTGCACGACACACCTGACGACATCCTCTCCCGAGATCCTGGGAGTTGGCTGCCAACGCCGCGCGCAGGCCGTGGCCGTTCGTGGCGCGCAGCCGGGCGGTGGCGCTGCCGGTCGATGCGTTAACGGCGGATTTCGTCGTCCAGGCCCTTCCACGCCGCCGTCATCAGCACTACGTTCCCCTCATGACCACGGTTTCCGCGTCCTCCCCCACGCCGCCGTCAACTCCTCGCGAACCGGGCACGCCGCACCCCCGGCCGCCGCTCGAGCAGAGCCGCCACCTCGCCACCGCGATCCCCGGTCCGCGCTCGCTCGCGCTGGCCGCCCGCCGCGCCACCGTGGTGGCCGCCGGTGTCTCCTCCACCCTGCCGGTGTACGTCGCTCGCGCGGGCGGCGCCGTCCTGGAGGACGTGGACGGCAACCGGCTGGTCGACCTCGGGTCCGGGATCGCCGTCACCTCCGTGGGCGCCAGCGCACCCGAGGTGGTCGCCGCGGTCAGCGAGCAGGTCGCCGACTTCACCCACACGTGCTTCATGGTCTCGCCGTACGAGGAGTACGTCGCGCTCTGCGAGGTGCTCGCCCGCCTGACCCCCGGCACCCACGCGAAACGGTCCGTCCTGGTCAACTCCGGCGCGGAAGCCGTCGAGAACGCCGTGAAGATCGCCCGCCGCGCCACCGGGCGTGATGCGGTCGTCGTGCTCGACCACGCCTACCACGGACGCACCAACCTCACGATGGCGATGACCGCCCGCGCCATGCCCTACAAGACGGGATTCGGGCCGTTCGCCGGCGAGGTGTACCGGGTCCCCGCGTCCTACCCGCTGCGCGACCCCGACGGCATGACGGGCGCGCAGGCGGCCGCACGCGCGATCGACATCGCGCAGCGGCAGGTCGGGGCCGATCGGATCGCCGCCGTGGTCGTCGAGCCGATCCTCGGCGAGGGCGGCTTCGTCGTGCCCGCGCCGGGGTTCCTGCCGGCCCTGGCCGCCTGGGCCAGGGAGAACGGCATCGTCTTCGTCGCGGACGAGGTGCAGACCGGGTTCGCGCGGACAGGCGCCATGTTCGCGAGCGAGCACGAGGGCGTCGTGCCGGACCTGGTGGCCCTCGCCAAGGGGATCGGCGGCGGTCTGCCGCTCGGGGCCGTCACCGGTCGGGCCGAGCTCATGGACGCCGTGCACGCCGGAGGGCTGGGCGGGACCTACGGCGGCAACCCGGTGGCGTGCGCCGCCGCTCTGGCGGCGACCGCGCTGTACGAGCGGGACGACCTCGCCGGTGCCGCACGCGCCATCGAGGACCGCGCGCTCGGGAGGCTGCGAGACATCGCCGCCGACGTGCCGGCGATCGCCGAGGTGCGCGGACGCGGGGCCATGCTCGGGATCGAGCTGGTCAGACCCGGCACGCTCGAGCCCGACAAGGATGCCGCGGGGGCGGTCGCGCGTGCGTGCCTCGCGGCCGGAGTCCTCGTGCTCACCTGCGGGACCTGGGGCAACGTGGTGCGCCTGCTGCCCCCGCTGGTCATCGAGACCTCCGTGCTCGACGACGCGCTCGACGTGCTCGAGCGGGCCCTGCGCGGCCTGGCGTGACCGACGTGGACCGGGGCGCGCTGCACGCCCTGCACGCGACCGAGACCCAGCGGTTCGTCGAGGCGCACCCCGCCTGCGCGCGGCTGGCCGAGGCCGGGCGTGCGCACATGCCCTACGGCGTGCCCATGTCGTGGATGGCCAAGTGGCCGGGCCCGTTCGCCGTGCACGTGGACCAGGCGGCCGGCGCCCACTTCACCTGCGCCGACGGCATCGAGCACGTCGACCTGTGCCTCGGCGACACCGGGGCGATGAGCGGGCACGCACCGGCACCGACCGTCGCGGCGATCACGGCGCAGGCCGCACGCGGCATCACCTCGATGCTGCCCACCGCCGACGCCGCCCTCGTCGCCGCCGAGCTGACCGCACGGTTCGGCACCGGCGCCTCACGCGTCGAGGCCTGGCAGTTCACCCTGACCGCCACCGACGCCAACCGGCACGTGCTGCGCTACGCACGGCACGTCACCGGCCGCCGTCGGGTCGTCGTCATGGACTTCTGCTACCACGGCTCGGTCGACGAGACGTTCGCGACGCTCGACGCGCAGGGGCACGTGGTCCCGCGCCGGGGAACGATCGGAGCCCCGGTCCCTGCAGACCTGACGACGCTCGTGGTGCCGTTCAACGACGTGGACGCCCTGCGCACCGCCCTGGCCGGCGGCGACGTCGCCGCGGTGCTGCTCGAGCCCGCACTGACCAACATCGGCATCGTGCTGCCCGACGACGGCTACCTGGACGCCGTCCGGGCGCTGACGCGCGAGCACGGGGCCTGGATGGTCGTCGACGAGACGCACACGCTGTGCGCCGGACCCGGGGGCTGCACCGCCGCCTGGGGCCTCGACCCCGACGTGGTCGTCGTGGGCAAGACGATCGGCGGCGGTGTCCCGTCCGCCGCGTTCGGTCTCACCGCCGACCTCGCGGCGGCCGTGCAGCGCAGCGTCGAGCTCGAGGACATCGACGTGGGCGGGGTGGGCGGCACGCTGGCCGGGAACGCCCTGTCGATGGCCGCCACCCGCGCGACACTGACGCAGGTCCTGACCCCGGCGGCGTTCGCGCACATGGAGGAGCTCGCCGTGCGGTGGACCGAGGGCGTGCAGGGCGTGCTGAGCGCCACCGGGCTGCCGTGGCACGTCACCCGGCTCGGGGCGCGTGCCGAGTACGCGTTCTCGCCGAACGCCCCGCACGACGGCGCGCAGGCCGCCGCGAGCGACGACTTCCCGTTGCAGCAGTACCTGCACCTGCAGGCGCTCAACCGTGGGGTCCTGCTCACGCCGTTCCACAACATGGCTCTCATGAGCCCGGCGACCAGCGCAGCGGACGTGGACCGGCACAGCGCGGCGTTCTCCGAGGCGGCAGACGCGGTCCGGGCGCTGCGACCGCGCGGCTGAGGACCACCGGGCGGTCGGAGCGGGTTGCGTGGCCCACCGACCGCCCGGTGCCCGGGCCGCCCGATCAGCCGCCGATGACGGCGGCGAACTCGGCGGTGAAGCGGGCGTCCTCGTCGGGAGCGAGCGTCCGGAAGACGTGCGCCTGACGCAGGGTGGCCTCGTCGGGGAAGATCATCGGGTCCTGCGCGAGCTCCGGGTCGATGGCCACCATCGCCTCCTGCGCGCCCTGCACCGGGGTGATGTAGTTGACCCAGGCGGCGACCTGCGCGGCGACCTCGGGGTCGTAGTAGAAGTTGATGAGGTCCTCGGCGTCGGCCTTGTGCGGCGAACCAGTCGGGATCAGCAGGTTGTCGCTCCAGAGCGTGCCGCCCGCCTCGGGCAGCGCGAACTCGAAGCGGTCCGCGTTCTCGTAGTTGAGCGCGGTGATGTCGCCGGACCAGCCGATGACCGCGACGGTGTCACCCGCGACGAGCCCGTCGGTGTACGAGGCGCCGCTCACCTTGCGCACGTGGCCGGTGTCGATCTTGTCCCGCAGCACCTCGAGCGCCATGTAGAACTCGGTGTCTCCCCAGCTGCCGCCCGGGTCGACGCCCAGGTCCAGCAGGATGAGCCCCATCGTGTCGCGCATCTCGGAGAGCACCTCGACGCGACCGGCCAGCTCAGGTGCCCACAGGTCGGACAGCGTGTGCAGGCCCCGCGGCACCTGGTCCTTGGCCCAGGCGAGCCCCGCGAAGCCGGACTGCCAGGTCAGCGAGTGCGTCCGACCGAGATCGAAGTCGACGAGGCTGAGCTCCTCGACGAGGTTGGCGGCGTTCGGGATCCGACTGCGGTCAAGCTCCTCGGCGAAACCCTCCTCGATCATCTGCGCGGCCTTGTAGTTCGTCAGGGTGACGATGTCGTACCCGATGTCCTTGCCGGCCTCGAGCGTGCCGCTGATCGAGTCCCAGAACGTGTCGTTGTCCTCGATCGCCTCGGTGTACTCCGCACGGATGCCGGTGCGGGCCGTGAACTCCTCGAGCGTCGGGTGCGTCGTGCCCGACTCGTCGGTGTCCAGGTAGTACGACCAGTTCGCCCAGCGGACCAGGCCGGCGGTGCCCGATCCGGCACCGCTGCCCTTCGCGGGTGCGCCGCACGCGGCAAGCACGGCCCCGGCACCCGCGGTGCCGAGCGCACCGAGCAGAAGCCCTCGGCGGGTCAGCCCGGACGAGCGGGAACGGGAGGCTGCACGCACCAGGGCCTGGGCGCGCGGGTCGGTCAGTGGCGGACGTCGGACGGACATCGTGCTCCCCTCGGACGGCCCACCCCCCTGGCGGGTCGTCACTGATGTCTGACGGCGCGCGCACAGGCGCGCCGCACGGAGTGTCGCAAACGCTGTGACGGCTGTGAACCCGGCCCCCACCTGCTGAGACACCCGGCCGGCGACACCCGCGCGACACGCGGGTGTCGCCGAGATCAGGCCGTCGCGACCCCCGCCGACACGGCCGGCACGCGCTCCTGCAGACCCCAGGGCGAGCCGTAGCCGCCCGGCGTGGGCGCGGCCAGCAGCTCGAGGAACGGGACCGCGTCGAAGGCCTCCGGACCGAGCACGCCGGTGCCCGACCAGGTGCCCGCGGCCAGCAGCTCGAGCGCCACGACCGGGTTCACCGCCGTCTGCCAGACGACGCACTGCGCGCCGTACTCGGCCATCGACCAGGCGTTGTCGACCAGGTGGTGCAGGTACACCTCGCGCGGCGACCCGTCCTTGCCGGTGCCGGTCACCAGCAGGCCGGCACACGTCGAGCCGGTCATGCGGGGGCCCAGCGTCGCCGGGTCGGGCAGGACCGCGGCCACGACGTCCCGCGGGCTGACCTCGACCCCCCGGACCGAGACGGGCGCGGTGGAGTCCAGGCCCAGCTGGTGCAGCGTGCGCAGCACCCCGATGAACTCCTCACCGAGGCCGTACTTGAAGGTCACCTTCTGCGCGTCGACCCAGCGCGGCATGAGAAGGACCTCCTCGTGCTCGACGTGCACGCACTCCACGGGGCCGACCGGCTCTGGGAAGTCGAAGACCTCCGGCTCGTGGAACGGCGGCACCGTGTACCAGCCGTCCTCGAGCCCGCCGCCCGACGCGGCCCGCGCGGCCGACCAGATGACGGGCGGGTTCAGGCACTCCTCGATCGTCGTCCAGATCGAGAACGACGGGGCGAACACCGGTTCTCCGTCGTCGCCGCGCACCACGAGGTTGGCCCCGTCGCGCACGCCCAGCTCCTCGATCTGCGAGAACAGGTGGTCGGCCGCGTACCGGGCGAACACGTCCGAGAGCCCCGGCTCGACGCCGATGCCCACGAGCGCGAGCAGCCCGGCGTCCTGCCAGCTCGCCGTGGTCGCGAACTGCTCGTCGCCGAGCCGGACGCCCACCTGCTCGTACGGCTGCTGCGGGTGCGGGCGCGACAGCGACATGGCCATGTCGAGGTAGTGCGCGCCGGCCGCGAGCACCCCGGTGAAGATCGACATGACGAACCGCGGGTCGACCGCGTTGAGCACGTGCGTCGCGCCGTGCTCGCGCACGAGCGACTCGACCGACCCCGCGTCGGAGGCGTCGACGGCGGCGGCCACGAACCGGTCCTTGCCCACGTCGTTCACGCGCGCGGCGTCCACCGTGCGCTGGGCACGGGTGACGTCGACGTCGGCGACGACCATCAGCTCGAAGAAGTCACGTCGGGCGGCGATCCGCGCGACGGCGTCCCCCACACCTCCGCTGCCGATCACGAGGATCCGCACGTTCCCACCTCTCAGGCGACCGCCCGCCACGGTGACGGGCGGCACTGCTCAGGCACTGCTCAGTCACTGCTCAGGCACTGCTCACCCGCGCCGTCGGCGGCCCCGGGCGGCGCCCACGACCTGCACGACCACGACCAGCACGAGGGCGAGCACGAACATGAACGAGCTGATGACGTTGGCCTGTGGCGGGATGCCGCGCGTGGCCGAGACGTACACGAACTTCGGGAACGTCTCGAAGCTGCCCGAGTTGAAGTTCGTGATGATGAAGTCGTCGAAGCTGAGGCTGAAGGCCAGCAGCGCCGCCGCCGCGATCCCGGGCAGGAGCAGCGGGAACGTGACCCGCCAGAACGCCTGCCACGGGGTGGCGTACAGGTCGCCGGCAGCCTCCTCGAGGGCCGGGTCGAGGCTCGCGACGCGCGCCTTGACGGTCACGACGACGAAGCTGATGCAGAACATCGTGTGCGCGATGATCACGGTCGTCATGCCGAGCTGGACGCGCAGCGACAGGAACTGCGCGAGCAGCGCCGCACCCAGGACGACCTCGGGGGTCGACATCGGCAGGAAGATCAGCAGGTTGACCAGCGGGCGCCCCCGGAACTGGAAGCGGACCAGGGCGATCGCGATCAGGGTGCCGAGCGCGGTGGCGATCAGCGTGGCGATCACCCCGACCTGCAGCGAGTTCACGAACGCCTCGCACACCTGCGGCGCACCGCACGGGTTCTGCCACGCGTCGAGCGTGAAGCCGCGCCACACGAGGTTCGTCTTGCCCGCGTCGTTGAACGAGAACAGGACGGTGTAGGCGACCGGGACCATGAGGTAGAGGAAGGCGAGCGCGGCGATCGTCGGGATGATCGCGTCGCCGAGCCGCCGCCGTGGCCGACGGGCGGGGGCCCTCCGGGTCGCGGTGCCCTTCGCGGGCGGTGCGGTGCGCGCCTGCTCCACGACGGCGCTCACAGCAGGTCGTCCGTCCCGGCGCGGCGCACGTACGCGCCGACCAGCAGCAGGATCGCGGCCATGAGGACCACCGACAACGCGGCGGCCGTCGGGTAGTCGAGCACCTTGAAGAACCGGGCGTCGATCACCTGCCCGATCATCGCGGTGTTCGTGTTGTTGCCCAGCAGCGAGGAGTTCACGTAGTCACCGGAGGCCGGGATGAAGACCAGCAGCGTGCCACCGACGATGCCGGGCATGGACAGCGGGAGCGTCACCGTGCGGAAGGTGGTGAGCGGCGAGGCGTACAGGTCGGCGCCCGCCTCGAGCAGCCGCGAGTCGAGCCGTTCGAGGTTCGCGTAGATCGGCAGGACCATGAACGGCAGGAAGTTGTACGTCAGGCCGCAGACCACGGCGAACGGGGTCGCCGTCAGGCGTCCGTCGGGTGGCAGCAGGTGCAGCCACTGCATGGCCTGCACGACGAACGCGTCGTCGGCCAGGATCTGCTTCCAGGCGATGGTGCGCAGGATGAAGCTGGTGAAGAACGGGGCGACGACCAGCACGAGCATGAGGCCCTGCAGCAGCTTGTGGCCACGGGCCCGCACGGCGATCGCGTAGGCCATGGGGTACCCGATGATCAGCGAGGCGACGGTCGCCAGGAGCGCGAAGGCGAACGAGCGCACCAGCTGCGGCCAGAACTGGCCGAGGGCGTCGGTGTAGTTGGAGAACTCCAGGGCGGGCTGGAACTGGCCGACGTCACCGCCCGGCACCGGCACGTACAGCGACGTGGCGAGCAGCGCACCGACGGGGACGACGAAGAACAGCACCAGGTAGCCCAGACCGGGCAGGAGCAGGGGCACCCAGCCGCGGGAGCGGGACTGCACCCGAGGCGTGGCGTGCGGGGTGGGTGATCCGGCGTCCCCGAGCGCCGCCGCGATGCTCACGGCTCGTCGTCCAGGTCGGCCAGGCCCGACTCGACGTCCTCGCGGCCGTCGAGCCCGAACGAGTAGGCCGCCGTCCACGCCAGGCGCACCGTGGCGCCGTGGGAGACGGTCGCCCCGCCGAGCAGGTTCTGGGCGAACACCCCGAACGTGCCCAGGCCGGGGATCTCGACCTGGTACTGCGTGCTCACCCCGGTGAAGGACACGTCGGTGACCACCCCGGGCCCGAGCACGTTCTCGTCCGGCCCGGGCTCCTGGCTGCCGACGAGGATCCGCACCTTCTCGGGGCGGATGCCCACGAGCACCGCACCCTCGGTGCGCACGGCCCGTGAGCGCGGCACGAGCACCCGCGCACCGAGCAGGTCGACCCCGAGCATCGCGCCGCCGTCGAGCTCCTCGACGACGGTGCCGGGCGCCAGGTTCGACTGGCCGAGGAAGTTGGCCACGAACGCGGTGCGGGGGTGCTCGTACAGCTCGGCGGGCGCCCCCATCTGCTCGATGCGGCCCTTGTTCATCACGGCGACGGTGTCGGCCATGGTCATGGCCTCCTCCTGGTCGTGGGTGACGTGCACGAACGTCAGCCCGACCTCGTCCTGGATGCGCTTGAGCTCGAGCTGCATCTGCCGCCGGAGCTTGAGGTCGAGCGCGCCGAGCGGCTCGTCGAGCAGCAGGAGCGCGGGTCGGTTGACCAACGCCCTGGCCAGCGCGACGCGCTGCTGCTGCCCACCGGAGAGCATCGACGGCTTGTTCTGCGCGAGGTGACCGAGCTCGACGAGCTCGAGCCCCTCGGCGACCCGTCGGGCGACCTCCTTGACCCCCTTGCGCCGCAGGCCGAACGCCACGTTCTCGGCGATCGTCAGGTGCGGGAAGAGCGCGTAGCTCTGGAAGACCGTGTTCACCGGGCGCTGGTGCGCCCGCGTGCCGGTCACGTCCCGACCGCCGATCGAGATCGTGCCGGCGCTGGGCTGCTCGAGTCCGGCGACCATGCGCAGCGTCGTCGTCTTGCCGCAGCCCGACGGGCCGAGGAGGGCGAAGAACGAGCCCGAGGGGATCGTGAGCGTGAGGTCGTCCACCGCGACGAACTCGCCGAACGACTTGGTCACCCGCTCGATCTCGAGCGCGGCCCCGGCCGGGGCGAGACCCGCGTCGCTGGGCACGGGAGAGGGGGGCACGGGAAGGGTCGTGGCCATCGGTCAGGCGCCGATCACGTCGAGGAAGTCGCCGTTGTAGCGCTCCTCCTCGTCCGGGGCGAGCGAGCGGAAGGTGCTGACCTTCGCCAGGGTCGCCTCGTCCGGGAAGATCAGCGTGTTCGCGGCGAGCTCGGGGTCGATGGCCTCCATCGCCGCCTGCGCCCCCTGGACCGGGGTGATGTAGTTGACCCAGGCCGCGACCTGGGCCGCGACCTCCGGGTCGTAGTAGTAGTCGAAGAGGGTCTCGGCGTTGGCCTTGTGCGTGGCGCCGATCGGGATCATGAGGTTGTCCGACCAGAGCGTGCCGCCGGCCTCAGGGATCGCGAACTCGAAGCGGTCGTCGTTCTCGTAGTTGAGCGCCGTGATGTCGCCGGACCAGCCGATGACCGCGACGGCGTCGCCCGAGACCAGGTCCTGCGCGTAGGAGTTGCCGCGCACCTGGCGGATGTGGCCGGAGTCGATCTTCTCCTTGAGCACGTCCAGGGCGGCGGCGAACTCGTCGTCACCCCAGGTGCCGCCCGGGTCGACGCCCTGGTCGAACATGATGAGGCCGACCGTGTCGCGCATCTCCGAGAGCACCTCGACGCGACCGGCGAGCTCGGGCGCCCACAGGTCCGAGACGGTGTGCAGCCCGCCCGGCACCTTCGACTTGTCCCAGGCGAGCCCGCCGAACCCGGACTGCCAGGTCAGGGAGTGCGCGCGCCCGGGGTCGAAGTCGACGTCCGCGAGGTTCGGCAGGATGTTCTCGGCGTTCGGGATGCGCGTGCGGTCGAGCTCCTGGGTGTAGCCGAGCCGGATCATCCGCGCGGCCATCCAGTCGGTCAGCGTCATGATGTCGTAGCCGATGTCCTGGCCGTTGGCCAGCTGCCCGGAGACCTTGCCGTAGAACGAGTCGTTGTCGTCGATGTCCTCGGAGTACTCGACCTCGATGCCGGTCTTCTCCGTGAACGCCTCGAGCGTCGGGTACCGCGTGCCGCTGTCGTCCTGGTCGAGGTAGAGCGTCCAGTTGGCCCAGCGGACGAGCTTGTCGGTCTCCGACAGGTCGGCCCCGGCCGAGGGTGCCGAGCCCGTGCCGGTCGTGCCGCCGGTCCCGCACGCGGCGAGCAGCGTGGCGGCGCCGGCGGTGCCGAGCGCACCCAGGAGGAACGTGCGACGCGACGGCCCGGTGTGCGAGCGACCACCGGCTGCGGCGACGAGCGCACGCACCCGGGGGTCGGTGAGCGGCGGGCGGCGATGAGCGGTCATCGGACTCCTCTCGACGCGGCAGGTCGTCCGACCTGCCGGTGGTGCACGGGCACGCGACGCCCGGGGCGCCGGGTGGATCGTCGCAAACGCCCAGGGGGCGATACAAGGATTTCGTCGCGAAAGTGGCTCCCCGCAACGAAAATGTTGCATGCACGGAACATTGCGTGCTCAAAAGGTCGCCCAGAGGGGTCGCTGACGATCGTCGGGCCCGGCT
Coding sequences within:
- a CDS encoding M50 family metallopeptidase, which gives rise to MAYLVGVLVVVVVLLASIGLHEVGHMVPAKRFGVRVSQYMVGFGPTLWSRTKGETEYGLKAIPLGGYVRLIGMYPPAEAVGDPQPRTAFGRLAADARAASAEEILPGQDHRAFYRLSTPKKLVVMLGGPVMNLLIAVVLMAVMLLGFGTPGSSTTLSVVAECVIPLDAPADRTCAEGDKTSPGAAAGLLPGDTVVEYDGTAIESWDQLAALIRQTGEQAVPVVVRRDGELVDLSVTPMVADRPVLDDQDQYTYDAAGDIVTASVGYVGITPTDELQRQSVLDVPATVVDRTWQTATVVATLPAKVVDLARSTFGGAERDETSIVGIVGIGRFAGEIASYDGAGIDTQLKIISLLDMLASLNIALFVFNLIPLPPLDGGHVAAALWEGARRQVARRRGLPRPGPFDTARLVPLAYTVFVLLGGVGLLLVYADLVNPVTIG
- a CDS encoding ABC transporter permease, whose translation is MVPVAYTVLFSFNDAGKTNLVWRGFTLDAWQNPCGAPQVCEAFVNSLQVGVIATLIATALGTLIAIALVRFQFRGRPLVNLLIFLPMSTPEVVLGAALLAQFLSLRVQLGMTTVIIAHTMFCISFVVVTVKARVASLDPALEEAAGDLYATPWQAFWRVTFPLLLPGIAAAALLAFSLSFDDFIITNFNSGSFETFPKFVYVSATRGIPPQANVISSFMFVLALVLVVVVQVVGAARGRRRRG
- a CDS encoding ABC transporter ATP-binding protein → MPPSPVPSDAGLAPAGAALEIERVTKSFGEFVAVDDLTLTIPSGSFFALLGPSGCGKTTTLRMVAGLEQPSAGTISIGGRDVTGTRAHQRPVNTVFQSYALFPHLTIAENVAFGLRRKGVKEVARRVAEGLELVELGHLAQNKPSMLSGGQQQRVALARALVNRPALLLLDEPLGALDLKLRRQMQLELKRIQDEVGLTFVHVTHDQEEAMTMADTVAVMNKGRIEQMGAPAELYEHPRTAFVANFLGQSNLAPGTVVEELDGGAMLGVDLLGARVLVPRSRAVRTEGAVLVGIRPEKVRILVGSQEPGPDENVLGPGVVTDVSFTGVSTQYQVEIPGLGTFGVFAQNLLGGATVSHGATVRLAWTAAYSFGLDGREDVESGLADLDDEP
- a CDS encoding polyamine ABC transporter substrate-binding protein; translated protein: MSVRRPPLTDPRAQALVRAASRSRSSGLTRRGLLLGALGTAGAGAVLAACGAPAKGSGAGSGTAGLVRWANWSYYLDTDESGTTHPTLEEFTARTGIRAEYTEAIEDNDTFWDSISGTLEAGKDIGYDIVTLTNYKAAQMIEEGFAEELDRSRIPNAANLVEELSLVDFDLGRTHSLTWQSGFAGLAWAKDQVPRGLHTLSDLWAPELAGRVEVLSEMRDTMGLILLDLGVDPGGSWGDTEFYMALEVLRDKIDTGHVRKVSGASYTDGLVAGDTVAVIGWSGDITALNYENADRFEFALPEAGGTLWSDNLLIPTGSPHKADAEDLINFYYDPEVAAQVAAWVNYITPVQGAQEAMVAIDPELAQDPMIFPDEATLRQAHVFRTLAPDEDARFTAEFAAVIGG
- a CDS encoding ABC transporter permease, whose protein sequence is MAAALGDAGSPTPHATPRVQSRSRGWVPLLLPGLGYLVLFFVVPVGALLATSLYVPVPGGDVGQFQPALEFSNYTDALGQFWPQLVRSFAFALLATVASLIIGYPMAYAIAVRARGHKLLQGLMLVLVVAPFFTSFILRTIAWKQILADDAFVVQAMQWLHLLPPDGRLTATPFAVVCGLTYNFLPFMVLPIYANLERLDSRLLEAGADLYASPLTTFRTVTLPLSMPGIVGGTLLVFIPASGDYVNSSLLGNNTNTAMIGQVIDARFFKVLDYPTAAALSVVLMAAILLLVGAYVRRAGTDDLL
- a CDS encoding saccharopine dehydrogenase family protein, whose product is MRILVIGSGGVGDAVARIAARRDFFELMVVADVDVTRAQRTVDAARVNDVGKDRFVAAAVDASDAGSVESLVREHGATHVLNAVDPRFVMSIFTGVLAAGAHYLDMAMSLSRPHPQQPYEQVGVRLGDEQFATTASWQDAGLLALVGIGVEPGLSDVFARYAADHLFSQIEELGVRDGANLVVRGDDGEPVFAPSFSIWTTIEECLNPPVIWSAARAASGGGLEDGWYTVPPFHEPEVFDFPEPVGPVECVHVEHEEVLLMPRWVDAQKVTFKYGLGEEFIGVLRTLHQLGLDSTAPVSVRGVEVSPRDVVAAVLPDPATLGPRMTGSTCAGLLVTGTGKDGSPREVYLHHLVDNAWSMAEYGAQCVVWQTAVNPVVALELLAAGTWSGTGVLGPEAFDAVPFLELLAAPTPGGYGSPWGLQERVPAVSAGVATA
- the gabT gene encoding 4-aminobutyrate--2-oxoglutarate transaminase, whose amino-acid sequence is MTTVSASSPTPPSTPREPGTPHPRPPLEQSRHLATAIPGPRSLALAARRATVVAAGVSSTLPVYVARAGGAVLEDVDGNRLVDLGSGIAVTSVGASAPEVVAAVSEQVADFTHTCFMVSPYEEYVALCEVLARLTPGTHAKRSVLVNSGAEAVENAVKIARRATGRDAVVVLDHAYHGRTNLTMAMTARAMPYKTGFGPFAGEVYRVPASYPLRDPDGMTGAQAAARAIDIAQRQVGADRIAAVVVEPILGEGGFVVPAPGFLPALAAWARENGIVFVADEVQTGFARTGAMFASEHEGVVPDLVALAKGIGGGLPLGAVTGRAELMDAVHAGGLGGTYGGNPVACAAALAATALYERDDLAGAARAIEDRALGRLRDIAADVPAIAEVRGRGAMLGIELVRPGTLEPDKDAAGAVARACLAAGVLVLTCGTWGNVVRLLPPLVIETSVLDDALDVLERALRGLA
- a CDS encoding transaminase; amino-acid sequence: MTDVDRGALHALHATETQRFVEAHPACARLAEAGRAHMPYGVPMSWMAKWPGPFAVHVDQAAGAHFTCADGIEHVDLCLGDTGAMSGHAPAPTVAAITAQAARGITSMLPTADAALVAAELTARFGTGASRVEAWQFTLTATDANRHVLRYARHVTGRRRVVVMDFCYHGSVDETFATLDAQGHVVPRRGTIGAPVPADLTTLVVPFNDVDALRTALAGGDVAAVLLEPALTNIGIVLPDDGYLDAVRALTREHGAWMVVDETHTLCAGPGGCTAAWGLDPDVVVVGKTIGGGVPSAAFGLTADLAAAVQRSVELEDIDVGGVGGTLAGNALSMAATRATLTQVLTPAAFAHMEELAVRWTEGVQGVLSATGLPWHVTRLGARAEYAFSPNAPHDGAQAAASDDFPLQQYLHLQALNRGVLLTPFHNMALMSPATSAADVDRHSAAFSEAADAVRALRPRG